One genomic segment of Synchiropus splendidus isolate RoL2022-P1 chromosome 16, RoL_Sspl_1.0, whole genome shotgun sequence includes these proteins:
- the hhipl1 gene encoding HHIP-like protein 1 — protein MNPRKVLRFAHALYLCAWMIAPAKLHPQCLDFKPPFRPLRELEFCVMYKEFGCCDFEKDQQLMTRFYHVMNQFDDEGYASCAGYVVELLCQECSPYAAHLFDAEDPNTPVRTMPGLCPDYCSRFWSKCSSTISHLSDDKNIHRLINDETSLCQYLQLNDADYCYPHLLSNHKLSQSLGQVQSGVDGCMQLCLEEVANGLRNPLAMVHANDGTHRFFVAEQVGVVWVYLPNRSKLERPFLNITKAVLTSPWEGDERGFLGLTFHPKYKYNGKLYVYYSVEVGFDERIRISEFRISTHDMNMVDHSSERVILEIDEPASNHNGGQLLFGDDGYMYIFTGDGGMAGDPFGTHGNAQNKSTLLGKVLRIDVDDNDRGPLYRIPPDNPFIHEPGARPEVYAYGVRNMWRCSVDRGDPRSKEGKGRIICGDVGQNKFEEIDIIEKGHNYGWRAREGFSCYDNKLCVNTSLGDTLPIYAYPHSKGKSVTGGYIYRGCEYPNLNGLYIFGDFMSGRLMSLREDQHTQRWHYNEICMGLGQTCLFPGLINNYHQYIISFAEDEAGELYFLSTSVPSAMSSSGVIYKVVDPSRRAPPRQCHYDAQPVRVKSSLIKFVPQETFISVDPPKKHKDGPHHTETHDRLEKLTDHLAGQDQNFPSPTKDTSKIPKGRKGRRRKGKHQNGSVRLISDAGRNRGRVEIFVNGQWGTVCDDLWNIQNAIVVCKQLGFQNALVPVKNAEFGEGEHLPILLDDVQCEGTESSLLECQHAGVGKHNCQHYEDAGVICGSQDQATEV, from the exons ATGAATCCGAGAAAAGTCCTGCGGTTCGCACATGCTTTGTACCTTTGTGCGTGGATGATCGCACCAGCGAAGTTGCACCCGCAGTGCTTGGACTTTAAGCCCCCGTTCCGACCGCTTCGGGAGCTGGAGTTCTGCGTCATGTACAAGGAATTCGGCTGCTGCGACTTTGAAAAGGACCAGCAGCTGATGACCCGGTTCTATCACGTAATGAACCAATTCGATGACGAAGGGTACGCGAGCTGTGCGGGCTATgtagtggagctgctgtgtcaG GAGTGTTCACCTTATGCTGCTCACTTGTTTGATGCTGAGGACCCCAACACTCCAGTCCGGACCATGCCAGGGCTGTGTCCAGACTACTGCTCCAGGTTCTGGTCCAAGTGCAGCTCCACCATCTCTCATCTGTCTGATGACAAGAACATTCACAGACTCATAAATGATGAAACAAGTCTCTGTCAGTACCTACAGCTGAATGATGCAGACTACTGCTACCCTCACCTTCTCAGTAACCACAAGCTGTCGCAGAGCCTGGGTCAAGTCCAGTCAGGGGTGGATGGTTGCATGCAGCTCTGTCTTGAAGAGGTGGCGAATGGACTCCGAAATCCTCTCGCCATGGTCCATGCGAATGATGGAACGCACCGTTTTTTTGTGGCAGAACAAGTGGGTGTGGTATGGGTTTACCTGCCAAACCGGTCaaaactagaaagaccatttttgaaTATTACAAAGGCAGTGCTGACATCTCCATGGGAGGGGGACGAAAGAGGCTTCCTCGGACTAACCTTTCACCCCAAATACAAGTATAATGGGAAGCTATATGTGTACTACTCTGTGGAAGTGGGGTTTGATGAGCGAATCAGAATCAGTGAATTTCGCATTTCCACtcatgacatgaatatggtggaCCATAGTTCTGAGCG AGTGATTCTTGAAATCGATGAACCAGCGTCCAATCACAATGGAGGGCAACTACTGTTTGGTGACGATGGATACATGTACATTTTTACCGGAGATGGCGGCATGGCGGGtgatccttttggaactcaCGGAAATGCCCAGAACAA GTCAACTCTTCTTGGCAAAGTCCTCCGAATTGATGTGGATGACAATGACAGAGGTCCACTGTACAGGATTCCCCCTGACAATCCCTTCATCCATGAACCTGGAGCTCGTCCTGAGGTCTACGCATACGGCGTCCGCAACATGTGGAGGTGTTCAGTGGACAGAGGAGACCCAAGGAGTAAAGAGGGCAAGGGTCGTATTATCTGTGGAGATGTGGGCCAAAACAAGTTCGAAGAGATTGACATCATCGAGAAAGGTCACAACTACGGCTGGCGGGCCAGAGAGGGCTTCTCCTGCTATGATAACAAACTGTGTGTCAACACTTCCCTTG GTGATACTCTTCCCATCTACGCATATCCCCACAGCAAGGGAAAGTCAGTGACTGGAGGATACATCTACCGAGGCTGTGAATATCCTAACTTAAATGGTCTGTACATCTTTGGAGACTTCATGAGTGG GCGTCTGATGAGTCTCCGAGAGGATCAACACACACAGCGTTGGCATTACAATGAGATTTGCATGGGGTTAGGTCAGACGTGTCTTTTTCCTGGGCTCATCAACAACTATCATCAGTACATCATCTCCTttgctgaggatgaagcag GTGAGCTGTACTTCCTGTCAACGTCAGTGCCGAGCGCTATGTCTTCTTCAGGTGTCATTTATAAAGTGGTGGATCCTTCCAG ACGTGCTCCACCAAGACAGTGTCACTATGATGCTCAACCTGTCAGAGTGAAGAGTTCCCTGATCAAGTTTGTGCCGCAGGAAA cattCATTTCTGTTGATCCTCCTAAGAAACACAAAGATGGCCCCCaccacacagaaacacatgaCAGGCTCGAGAAGCTCACTGATCATTTGGCTGGACAGGACCAAAACTTCCCATCACCAACAAAAGACACCAGCAAAATACCCAAAGGTCGTAAAGGCCGGCGAAGAAAGGGCAAACATCAAAATGGTTCGGTTAGACTTATCAGTGATGCAGGAAGAAATCGTGGACGGGTGGAGATCTTTGTTAATGGGCAATGGGGAACAGTATGTGATGATCTCTGGAATATCCAGAACGCAATAGTGGTTTGTAAACAGCTTGGATTCCAGAACGCTCTGGTCCCTGTCAAGAACGCAGAGTTTGGAGAAGGAGAGCATCTGCCCATTTTGCTGGATGACGTCCAGTGTGAAGGAACTGAATCGAGCTTGCTAGAGTGTCAGCATGCAGGCGTGGGGAAGCATAACTGTCAACACTACGAAGATGCTGGAGTTATTTGTGGTAGCCAAGATCAGGCAACTGAGGTCTGA